The nucleotide sequence GAGCTGATCAATTACATTCAGCATTATGGGCTCTTCCGTCAGGATCGCCGAGACGACATTACACTCCAATTGTCCTGGAACTGCTACTACAAATACACCAACTACATCCTGTTTTTGCTACCTCTGCATTCGCTGCATCACCTACCCGTCCGTAGCCGAAAGATAACCGATCTAAAATCAGGCCCTCGGATGCCCTACCTGTATTTCCTGATGATCACGATGGCGCTGCTGCCTCCCCTATGGTTCAGTAAAATGAACGGCCTGGCTATGCGTTACAATCCAAGGCCATCATGAAACAAAAAACCTTTCTGTGGTATGTAGCTATCCCATTGCTTTGTATGGTGGGCAGAGATTGCCCGGCTCAGGACAATTTTGGGCTGCGCTATGTGTTTGGTACCTTACATCCCGGCGGTGATAAAACTGCACCACTGCAACCCCGGAAACTGGACAAAAATGCAGTAGCCGTAATTAACTGGGGCTTCATTGCCTCCTATGAGCGCTACATCTACAAAAAACGCCTGGCCCTAAAAGTGGCGCAGGGCGGGTACAGCGACTGCGCCGAACTGTTTGCCGGGCATACGCATCTGGGCTTCCGGGTCAATTTCCTGAATGGCCGCCGGCATTACCTCGAGTTCGGCTTTGGACCTACTTTCGTGTACCGCCAGAGTTGGAATCGGCTCGACGGGTACGTACAGCAAACGCCCCGGCTAAAAAACTCGGAGCACTGGCAGTATGCTTTCGTATGGTACGGGGGCGAACTGGAATATGACTACAAAATCAGTAAGAACATCGATCTGAATATCAATGTCATTCCCGGCTATCCCGATTTCTATACCTTTGCCATCGGAGCCCGGTACTGGCTGCGTCCCATTCCGGCCAACCGGGACTGGAACAAGCGCAAAGAGTACTAAACTTCAAAACGTGTAGCCCGCTGCCAGCTCTACATGAGCCGCCCGGAAACCGTGGGCTTTGATGGTAGCCCCGATCGAGAATCCGTTGGCAATCTGCTTTTGCAGCTCGCAAGGGTACCAGGCAATTCCGACTTTGGCGTAGGTTCTGCTTTCATCGGCTATGGGCGGAGTCAGGTAGACACCGAACCCGTACCGCGTAACCAAGTGCGCGAAAAGTACCTCTTCCTCAAGGTACCCCGCCAGTTGAGTTTTTTCTCCTTTTCCCACCCTTCCTAGTTCCAGGCCAGCTCCTGTTCGAAAACGGGTACTGTGTTGATAAAAAACCAGTAGCCCAGCCTGGATATTTTGCTGAATCTGATTCTCCGATTTCTTGTAATCATAAAGTCCGTCAGCCAGGTAGAAGCGATACCGCCAGCGTCTAAAGTCCGTTGCCAGTTTGTACGGAATGCGTGTTGGTAATTCACCAAAGGGAAAATAAACCAGTTGCCCGTACCCCAGCCAGGAATTCAGCCCCGCGTTGGGCCGCACCAGGTTTCCGTTGGAAATATGGCTCGCCACGATACCGACCTTGCCAGCAAACCGGGCTCGGGTTTTGAACTGGTACCCTATATCCAGAATTGAAGAAGCATTCAACTTACTTCCCAAGGGTACCTTTTGCATTCTTTCAAAATCGCCCGTAACGTAGGCCAATCCGGTACCGTGCTTGATTTGCCATTGACCTACCTTCGATTCAGCCACGTTAAATTCCAGATAGGGAATCAAAACGAAAACACTACCTGGTCCGCTGGTACCCGGAAACCCGCGGGCCGAGATTTGTAGACCCATTTGTGGGTACCTATGGTCGGCCTGCCAGTACTTTTCTCCGGAAGTCTGCTGGTTGATCTCCAACACAAAACCATACTGCCGGTAGGCGGGAATTTTATCCGTTGAAAAACTGGCTCCTCCCTGAAACCCCGACTGAATGGATAAGCCCTGCCGTGGAAAATCCGTCTGTGCAAAAACACAGCGCGTCATGAAAAGTAAAAGAATGCCGGAGCTAAGCCTCATACTTTTCCGGTCGGGCATGGGTAGGTACCTTCTCATCCATCAGCCGAAACCAGCGGGCGGGAATCCACGCCCTGACCAGCATCTTAGCGAAAGGCAGGGGCATGGATAAGCCGGCAAAATCGCGGATTTCGTCCAGACGTTCTTCCCTTAGATGATGGATGGAGTGCACGGGCATCATATAGTGCATCCAGGTCGAGGTACGGTAGTAGCAATTCCAGGCATGGTGCAGTTGTACCGCTTCGGCCTGCCCGATCTGGTTTGTTTTCCGCCGCAGTCCGTAGTGCTGGATGTAGGTTACCGATTCATAAATCAGTGTGACCAGTATGAACTGCGCCAAAACACAAGCGAATACCCGACCGCCCAGGAACAAGGTACCCATCAGATAAAAAATACAAGCCAGCAGCCGCGCTACGTTGCCCCGGATGATACTACGTTTGCGCGGACGGGGAAAGGTACCCCCCGAAAAAAAAGCATGCGGACGCGTGCCCCAATGGAACGCCGAAAGTAGGTATAAATCCCCTCTCCTACCCGCGCCGTGGCCGGATCGCCGGAGGTACCTACGTGGCGGTGGTGGATATAGATATGGTCCGCTTCGAGGTAGAAAAAGCCATTTTGCAAAAGCAGCGCCGTCGATAGCAAACGATCCATTGTACGAGTGGAGTGCATCAGGTCATGGGCGAGGGAAATGGCAAAGTTGCTGTTGATGATGACGACGGAATAAATAAAAACCACCAGCGCCCAGCCCGCCAGCTCGTGCTGAGCCAGAAATATAAGTACCCAACCATTGAAACCCACAAAGAAAAGTCCGGATGCCGTCTTGAGGTAGGTCATCAACGGACTATGGTGAAAAAAATCGTATTCGGCCACTACCTCCGCCACGCTGAATTGGCCGATTGACTTACGCGCCAGCCCAACGATCAGAATGATTCCCATTGCCACCCACACGAAATTGGTAGCCGCAGTCACCATAAAAACTGTGGTAATGAGCACCGGCAACAAATAGGGAAGCGCGCGCCTGGATGTGGATGATTGCATGGTGTTACGTAAAATAGAGCATTCCCGAGTTTCACTACTATTCCGGTTCGGAGGTACCTGGCCGCAAAAACTCTTCCGTAAAATGTTCCTTTCTGAGTGGTTGCGCAAATTTTTCGGCGTTGTAGGTACCTGAATTACCCCGAGGAATGGAGAGGGATTTCCAGGCATTGTCCCGCAGCATTTTACCGATAAAAACGATCTGCCCCACGTGGTAGGCATAGTGCGCGAGCTGCCGATTGATCGCCTCCGTAACGGTATGTCCTTGGTTGCGGATATAAACCGTATTTTCCAGCTCGGCTTCGGTCAGGGGACGCAGGGCTGCAAACAGGCAGTTCCAGCCTTCATTCCATTTCGTCATCATGTCTTCCCGGTTGGTAATGTCATCGTCGAATTCACCTTCGCGGTCGCGCCATTCTTTTTCCCCATCGGAGGTCAGAAAATCCGTCCAGCGCGACAGCATGTTGCCCCACAGATGTTTTACAATCGCCGCAATGCTGTTGCTGTCTTCGTTGGCTTTCCAGAACAATTGATCGTCCGAAAGCTGGTCAAAGGATTTGTCGCCCAGCATTTTGTAATATTCAAACTGCTTGATGACGCTGGTGAGGTAGGTACTGTTCATACTTGATTTTGGAAAGGTCAACAAAAATAACGCGATGGTAGTACGAATAAAATATATTCCGAGTGCTAAGTAGTATTTCAGTTTTCATCCAAAAAATCCTTTTAGAAAAAATCCTATCTTTGCAAAAAATCATGCGAATACATTCTTTACAATAATCTTCGTTTTCTTTCTCCTTTCGAATAAATTACTGTTTTAATCCTAAAATATTCATTTGTCAGCTTCCCGGAAAAATTCATTTTCCATTCTGGTTGGCATTGACTCGTTCCTGATGAAAAAATACTTCAACCTCTTCGATCTTTCCCAAAAAGTCGACTATAAAACCGAAGTCCTGTCGGGACTGACGGTAGCCCTGGCGTTGGTACCCGAGGCGGTGGCCTTTGCCTTTATCGCCGGACTTTCTCCTTTAACAGGGCTGTATGCGGCTTTTATGATGGGGCTGATCACTTCCATCTTTGGCGGACGTCCCGGTATGATTTCGGGGGCAACGGGCGCGGTGGCAGTAGTGCTGGTCACACTGGCCAAATCACACGGCGTCGAGTATATATTCGCCACAGTGGTGCTGGCCGGCCTCATTCAGGTAGCGGCGGGTGTGCTGCGGCTGGGAAAATTGATGCGGCTGGTACCCCACCCCGTAATTTTCGGCTTCGTGAATGGATTGGCTATCATCATTTTCATGTCGCAGCTGGACCAGTTCAAGGATGTTTCGGGTGCCTGGCTGACGGGTACCCCTTTGTATATTTTACTGGGCCTGGTACTGACTACCATGTTCATTATCTGGGCGATGCCCAAATTCACCAAAGCCATTCCTGCCTCCCTGACCGCCATTTTGGTCGTGTTCGGCATTGTGACGGCTTTCGGCATTGATACCAAAACGGTGGGCGACATGGCTTCCATTCAGGGTGGCTTTCCACCGTTTCATCTGCCCAGGGTACCTTTTACGTTTGAAACCCTGACCCTAATTTTTCCCTACGCCGCCATCGTGGCTGGCGTTGGCCTGATCGAAAGTCTGCTGACCCTGAATATCATCGACGAAATAACCGAGACGCGCGGACGCGGCAACAAAGAAGCCGTGGCTCAGGGTGCCGCCAATATTTTGTCGGGTGTATTTTCGGGCATGGGAGGCTGCGCCATGATCGGACAGAGCTTGATTAACATTTCTTCCGGGGCACGGGCGCGACTGTCGGGTATTGTGGCGTCGGTGATGCTGCTGGTGTTCATTATGTTCGGCTCGGGGCTGATCGAAAAGCTACCCATGGCCGCCCTGACGGGACTGATGATTATGGTAGCCATAGGTACCTTCGAGTGGGCCAGTCTGCGTACTTTTACCAAAATGCCCCGGTCCGACGTGTTCGTGATGGTACTGGTCACCCTAGTCACGGCTGTGCTGCACAACCTGGCTTTGGCCGTAATCGTGGGGGTTATTATTGCCGCGCTGGTTTTTGCCTGGGACAACGCCAAACGTATCCGGGCCCGTAAGCGTTTCGACGAACAGGGAATCAAACATTATGAAATCTACGGACCGCTGTTTTTTGGTTCGGTCACAGCCTTCAATGAGAAATTTGACGTCCTGAACGATCCCGAGGAAATTGTGATTGATTTTGAAGAAAGCCGCGTGGTGGATATGTCGGCCATCGAAGCCCTGAACAAAATTACCGAGCGATATAGCAAGGTAGGTAAGAAAGTACATTTAAAACACCTCAGCCCCGATTGTCGGAAACTGCTCGCCAACGCCGAGGAGTTGATCGATGTGAACGTGCTGGAAGATCCGCGTTACAAAGTGGCGGTGGATATGGTGTAGGGTACTAGGGTACCCCCTTAGACTTCGACGGAAATGTTGTATTTGTGCAGCAAGCCAACCACGCCGGTCAGTGAGAATTTGGCCTTTTTAAGACGATTGTTTTCGGGATCGATCGAATAATTGGACGCCGTTCGAAAATCGGCTTTTTCCAGAATCGTGCAGTCGAAGGTCGCTCCGGCCAAATCGCATTCCACAAAACTTGATTCCGTAAAGTTAGCCTCGGCGAAATCGACTTCCTGCATCGCGCAGTTTTTAAACCGCGTCTTTTTCAGCGTCAGTTTGTAAAAGGAAGACAGGTTCAGCTGGCAGCCGTCGAAGTGCATTTCCAGCAAAAACGGATTGCAGTTTTCAAAGTGCAGCCCTACCATTTTGCACCGAACGAACCGGACATTTTTGAACGCGGTGTTGGAGAGTTTGGCGAGGGTGAGATTGCACTCTTCGAATTCGCAATCCACAAAGGTACCCCCGACAGATCGGTGCCATTGAAGTCACAATCGGTGAAGGTACAGGTTTCGTACTCTCCTCTAGGAAGTTTTTCGGCCGTGAAAGATTGGTGGATGAATTCCTGATTTTCGGTATAGGATGAGTTCATGCGCTTCTTTTTTGGGAAGGAGAGTACCCTAGGCACTTACCCGGCGGTACTTAGTGCCGATGTAATCCACAAAATCCGGCTCCAGACCTTGCTGCCGAATGATAGTCTGAATCTGGGCGCGGTGGTGAATGGAATGGTAGTTCAATTGCAGAGCGATGTCTTGGGGGGTGGCAGCCCAGAAGGTACCATCATAGCCGACAAAGGTGGTTTCGCTGGATAATTCCTCTTCCGTCTTCGACAAAATGTAATTTTGCCAAAGCTCCAGACTTTCGGCCCACTTCTCTTCAAGATCTTCATAGTTGTACACCGGGTCCCACCAACTCATCGCCATAGCGTTTGGGTCCTGGCTGATTCGTGCCATCCATTTCAACTGGGAATTGATCAAATGGCTAAACAACCGGATACTTTCCGAGGGGTCGGGAAGTTCCTTGATTTTGACCAACAAGGTGCGGTTGGTGAGATCATTGAACTGGAAAGTATCCAGTAGGTATTCTTTCATCGGTTCAATATTCGGTACCTGTTTTTCCAAAAAATGTAAATAATCAAAGCGAGGGTCGCTTCAAAGATCTGTGCTTTCATCGTAGTAATAGGGGGTCGATTGCTCCTCCAGCGCCAGGGTCCGCTCCCGCTCCGGA is from Salmonirosea aquatica and encodes:
- a CDS encoding DUF1572 domain-containing protein, translated to MNSTYLTSVIKQFEYYKMLGDKSFDQLSDDQLFWKANEDSNSIAAIVKHLWGNMLSRWTDFLTSDGEKEWRDREGEFDDDITNREDMMTKWNEGWNCLFAALRPLTEAELENTVYIRNQGHTVTEAINRQLAHYAYHVGQIVFIGKMLRDNAWKSLSIPRGNSGTYNAEKFAQPLRKEHFTEEFLRPGTSEPE
- a CDS encoding DinB family protein, which translates into the protein MKEYLLDTFQFNDLTNRTLLVKIKELPDPSESIRLFSHLINSQLKWMARISQDPNAMAMSWWDPVYNYEDLEEKWAESLELWQNYILSKTEEELSSETTFVGYDGTFWAATPQDIALQLNYHSIHHRAQIQTIIRQQGLEPDFVDYIGTKYRRVSA
- a CDS encoding acyloxyacyl hydrolase; amino-acid sequence: MTRCVFAQTDFPRQGLSIQSGFQGGASFSTDKIPAYRQYGFVLEINQQTSGEKYWQADHRYPQMGLQISARGFPGTSGPGSVFVLIPYLEFNVAESKVGQWQIKHGTGLAYVTGDFERMQKVPLGSKLNASSILDIGYQFKTRARFAGKVGIVASHISNGNLVRPNAGLNSWLGYGQLVYFPFGELPTRIPYKLATDFRRWRYRFYLADGLYDYKKSENQIQQNIQAGLLVFYQHSTRFRTGAGLELGRVGKGEKTQLAGYLEEEVLFAHLVTRYGFGVYLTPPIADESRTYAKVGIAWYPCELQKQIANGFSIGATIKAHGFRAAHVELAAGYTF
- a CDS encoding pentapeptide repeat-containing protein, whose translation is MDCEFEECNLTLAKLSNTAFKNVRFVRCKMVGLHFENCNPFLLEMHFDGCQLNLSSFYKLTLKKTRFKNCAMQEVDFAEANFTESSFVECDLAGATFDCTILEKADFRTASNYSIDPENNRLKKAKFSLTGVVGLLHKYNISVEV
- a CDS encoding SulP family inorganic anion transporter; this encodes MKKYFNLFDLSQKVDYKTEVLSGLTVALALVPEAVAFAFIAGLSPLTGLYAAFMMGLITSIFGGRPGMISGATGAVAVVLVTLAKSHGVEYIFATVVLAGLIQVAAGVLRLGKLMRLVPHPVIFGFVNGLAIIIFMSQLDQFKDVSGAWLTGTPLYILLGLVLTTMFIIWAMPKFTKAIPASLTAILVVFGIVTAFGIDTKTVGDMASIQGGFPPFHLPRVPFTFETLTLIFPYAAIVAGVGLIESLLTLNIIDEITETRGRGNKEAVAQGAANILSGVFSGMGGCAMIGQSLINISSGARARLSGIVASVMLLVFIMFGSGLIEKLPMAALTGLMIMVAIGTFEWASLRTFTKMPRSDVFVMVLVTLVTAVLHNLALAVIVGVIIAALVFAWDNAKRIRARKRFDEQGIKHYEIYGPLFFGSVTAFNEKFDVLNDPEEIVIDFEESRVVDMSAIEALNKITERYSKVGKKVHLKHLSPDCRKLLANAEELIDVNVLEDPRYKVAVDMV